Proteins from one Anaerosoma tenue genomic window:
- a CDS encoding type II toxin-antitoxin system RelE/ParE family toxin, with product MKPRHGSSADLPKMRVIWSPRAIDRVVEIATYIAQDSPAAAGEWVERLFAHVDAQLAAFPLSGKPARDVDADDARELVFESYRVFYDVGERVEILTVRRGSELIDSDELRSSPA from the coding sequence ATGAAGCCAAGGCACGGGTCCTCGGCAGACTTGCCTAAGATGCGGGTGATCTGGTCGCCGCGCGCGATCGACCGCGTGGTCGAGATCGCGACCTACATCGCCCAAGACAGCCCGGCTGCCGCCGGGGAGTGGGTCGAGCGCCTCTTCGCCCATGTCGATGCGCAGCTTGCGGCGTTCCCGCTGAGTGGCAAACCTGCTCGTGACGTTGACGCGGACGACGCGCGCGAGCTTGTCTTCGAGTCGTACCGCGTCTTCTATGATGTAGGGGAGCGGGTCGAGATCCTCACGGTAAGACGCGGTAGCGAACTGATCGACTCCGATGAGCTGCGCTCGAGCCCGGCCTAA